The nucleotide sequence TTTGGCAATTTCAACAGTGCCAATGACATTCTCGCGCAATCTATACTTTTCGTAACTAGACTTATACATTGTGCGAATAGCGGAAATTAATTTTCTGCGATGACGAATTACATCAGTGCTAGAATGCTGATATCCCAGTTTGCGAAGCCGCCGTATCATCATTGACTGCTTAACGACATCCGCTGCAGCATTACGATGAATTTTGTCCATATTGATCTGCTGGACAAATGTATGTACATACTTCTCGGAACGTGATTGTTCAAGTTGCTTCGCCAATACGGCTACGCACAGAGCCATAATTCCGACGCCCATCATTCCGGTAGTAATAGCAAACACACGGCCACAAATACTATAAGGAACAATATCACCATAACCTAATGTAAGAAAGGTGACTGCTATTAACCATACAGCGCTAAGATAGCTACCTGCAGGAGACTTGACGGTagaattttcaaatgaataatatTCACACATCCTTAATCCCCAGCTATTCACGATCAGCGTCGTTACTAATATACCGGTCAGAATGGTCCCGGGCATGGTTGACATCAAAgctttaaatacaaattttgtatttatattgacttTACTTAGTGTCCCTAAACTTTGAACAGTAGTATCCCTGAATAGATTACTGTGTACAACCAGAAATCTACCTATAATGTAAATACGTAGAAACATCAGTACCGATAAAATTGCATTGATTGGTACTTGATGTGTTTCATAAATAAATGTATCTGGGTTTAAAACCAGCATTGGCGTGGTAAAATTTCCATATGGGATCGGATGTATAGAACAGATAATAATTTCAAGCAATGTTTTCACAATAACCTTGGAATTAATGACTAACCTCCAGTTGTCAAGACCTGTGGTCACCAATTGTAGTCGTATGCCAATCAAATTGTACATAATGATTGAAATCACCAGAAAACATGTTGTTATAGTGGTAACTATCGGTAAAACGGTAGATGCTGCACCGTCGTATATTATAACATCTCCTAAAACTAGCTCGTAATGGAACACATTGCATATAATTCCTACAAGGCTAAGGACAAACGACGTATCGACTACTTTTGATCTGTTGTTCATCAATTCCTTTCTATGACGAAGTCTAAATCCTAAATTATTCTTTTCATGCATGATCTTGAAATTTTCATAGATTGGACATAAACTAGTTCATCTGTACTAACGCACCGTGTGTACTTAAATTCTGAATTAACTTTTCCAATCTGTCATCATTGTGCAAACTCtggatttctgaaaataaaacaaattcatcaaaaatcctttgaaaattatttattttgaccgTCTTTTGTCTTATATGTTCTCGATAATATTACATATCTGTTGAAAATATTTGTAAGTGAGGCTTTTAGTtttttagtttcattattgttGAATCTCAAACATGGTCaattatttgtattcatttgtGTTTTTGTAAAATCAAAGTTTGTCTCGTGTCAGAGTTGTCGACTTTTCGGTTAATAGGTAAAGATCTTCATATAACTGTCCCAACGAGGAATGAGGAATGAAGAAAGGCAATTCATATTTActggttttattttaaatgtatataatgCTTATACACAAACATGTTAGAtggcatttctttaaaaaaaaattgttaaaagtgaATTCTTGCTAACATTTGTGAAGGTGTTGATTATAtgaatttattatttgaaatcaCATGTTTATACATGATCTgtaaaatatcaataatgtggtcatttttataaacttcctgtttacaaaactttgaatttttcgaaaaactaaggattttcttaactCAGGTATAGATTGCCTttgtcgtatttggcacaactttttcgaattttggatactcaatgctcttcaactttgtacttgtttggcattataaatatttttatatgagcgtcactgatgagtcttatgtagacgaaacgcgcgtctggcgtactaaattataatcccggtacctttgataaccatttacAGTCAATGTATAATATAACTTCTTCAAGCATATTGATATACAATTTTGTATATGTCCTTTCGGTTGAAATATCCgcttattttttgtgtatttgatTTCGAATTGTTGTTCAAATCGAAACCACGAGAAAGATATTCGATATCACACGTATCTTGCATTAGAATCGGCGTCATGTGTTTTTATTTTGGAAGATTTGACAGTTGTGTAAATATGAAAATTGCTAGAAGGCATCAATTTGGCAGCTAAATAATATAAGTCGAAAGGGACACTAAAACACCATGGCCAAAGGATAAAAAAAACGGAGatataaaaacagcaaaagggacattcaaactgaaCTGTTATATACattaaaagagtgacgaaagataccagagggacagtcaaactcataaatcgaaaataaactgacaatgccatggctaaaaatgaaaaggacaaacagacaaacaatagtacacatgacacaacatagaaaaccaaagaataaacaacacgaaccccaccaaaaattaggggtgatctcaggtgctccggaagggtaagcagatcctgctccacatgtggcacccgtcgtgttgcttaggtAGCAacacacagttagaagtttagtttcgcattatgaccctgtgatttttttaaatattaaagtttttgtacaataaaattgatttttagataattgaagaataatatagccttcttagtgggtttatatgaacattaagattgtttttaacatgttttataggccttttatatgattgacagtccgtattttcctatccgtaccgttcataggtccatacattattgtagtgtttatcaacacaGATTTTgtgctcgatcttttcaattcaattttatggaaaaacgagcagataagcatatgatttttttgggaccacttgatagatataaacctatggattcaggaaaggtattactgtaattgattgaaattttcctttagaccaaattttggagacttttgtgacatgttcacccccattttttgctatattttgtatctaagaaatgcagattgttgccatggttacacccaagagggattatatttcacctttatgaccattagaaatcaaatctatggaagattctctttctataagtatatacatgcataacacacatataaagccttctttgttagacaggaggggaaagagggtgtttaaaaattatgagtgtcaattttaagtttttttcctaactgtgtattgctaccttatggcatttgacaaagcaaagaattgattttttagacaaatcataccacaaatctattgaaaactaggttatagatacaattctgagggagaaacaaccttaaGAATgaaatatatgttagttttgttgtttattgtccttagcaaccaatatagacattttgacacaaagacttggttacgtcataaattaaaactttattggctaccccttggtaAAGAAGATTGcacgttatgtagaaaccttagaagggaacgctttatattttttcatgcgattaaatcaaatttattattttagcaagtataaagccacaatttagcatgaattaagcctaaattttttcccgctattataaatgaattcagtatttactaaattttaaccaaggctttggtatggtaatacacaacaaaattgacattctagagctttaaaatagctttaacttgtaaaatttgtctactgttaaggttaatttaagtttttaaacaagaaaagacaggcttagaaggtatagttttagaaatttgactaaaaaagaagaaaatgcactttgacatggcatgtttcataaaatcacttttttgttgcatttcagtgtcaactgctaacgttcataaaatatttatttctgaaccgattttcaaatctagcaggccaatttgctcgttttagctagtagaaaacagaaatccatttaaagtggaattggggaaaaaatgttaatccttaaggtagcaatacacagttagaagtttagtttcgcattatggcccctgtgaattttttaaatatgaaagtttttgtacaataaaattgatttttagataattgaagaataatatagccttcttagtgggtttatatgaacattaagattgtttttaacatgttttataggccttttatatgattgacagtccgtattttcctatccgtaccgttcataggtccatacattattgtaatgtttatcaacaaagattttgtgCTCgattttttcaattcaattttatggaaaaacgagcagataagcatatgatttttttgggaccacttgatagatataaacctatggattcgtgaaaggtattactgtaattgattgaaattttcctttaaaccaaattttggagacttttgtgacatgttcaccccccttttttgctatattttgtatctaagaaatgcagattgttgccatggttacacccaagagggattatacttcacccttatgaccattagaaatcaaatctatggaagattctctttctataagtatatacatgcataacacacatataaagccttctttgttagacaggaggggaaagagggtgtttaaaaattatgagtgtcaattttaagtttttttcctaactgtgtattgctaccttatgagataacaaatccggtaaatagtcttattcggtaggtcaaacAAAGTAAGGTTCGAAAAGACGTTTTTTATCAATACTTTACATGCATATGAAAGTAACTTCATATAGGTAGTACAATGACAATGGCGAGCTATATACTAGTTATTAAAGtacacgagttggttgaccgttacggaataaccgtttcacaaatgatatcggatatattccttatgtcgtaactacaatccacttccatgaatgtg is from Mytilus galloprovincialis chromosome 6, xbMytGall1.hap1.1, whole genome shotgun sequence and encodes:
- the LOC143078019 gene encoding small conductance calcium-activated potassium channel protein 2-like, whose translation is MHEKNNLGFRLRHRKELMNNRSKVVDTSFVLSLVGIICNVFHYELVLGDVIIYDGAASTVLPIVTTITTCFLVISIIMYNLIGIRLQLVTTGLDNWRLVINSKVIVKTLLEIIICSIHPIPYGNFTTPMLVLNPDTFIYETHQVPINAILSVLMFLRIYIIGRFLVVHSNLFRDTTVQSLGTLSKVNINTKFVFKALMSTMPGTILTGILVTTLIVNSWGLRMCEYYSFENSTVKSPAGSYLSAVWLIAVTFLTLGYGDIVPYSICGRVFAITTGMMGVGIMALCVAVLAKQLEQSRSEKYVHTFVQQINMDKIHRNAAADVVKQSMMIRRLRKLGYQHSSTDVIRHRRKLISAIRTMYKSSYEKYRLRENVIGTVEIAKGVTEVCDMVEIIKDNQNRVNKRLENLETSSANIQKQLDEIRNLLQTNLR